The window CCAGCATCGTGTTCTCGGCGCCGATCTTTGTCGTGCTCGATAACATGACGACGGGGACAGGATTAGTCGCCATGATGGTTTTCAAGGCGTCCAACCCATTCATGACCGGCATTTCGATATCCATGGTAACGACATCCGGTTTCAGTTCCTTCACTTTTTCAATCGCCATTTTCCCGTTCCGCGCCGTCCCGACAACTTCCATGGCAGGGTGTTCCGAAAGGTAGTCCGATATGAGTTTTCGCATAAATGCCGAATCATCTACTACTAGCACTCTTTTACAATTGCCGGTATCCAGATCATCCACTTCCCTTCGTAAACATCTTTCTCAATTTATTGAGGAAGCCCTCCCCTTTCCGGGAATCCATGGCTATCTGCGGATCGGCAAACGCATCCGCAATCAACTTCATCCGCCTGGAAACTGGGGCGTTCGGATAGAGCAACAGGAACGGCTTCTGGGCAACGACCGCTTTATGGACAAGCGGATCTTCCGGTAAATAACCCAACACTTTCGTCTCCACTTGTAAGAATTTCCGCATAGCAAACTGGAGTCGGGAAGTCGTTTCCGTGCCATCCTCTCCTTTGCCGACACGGTTGCTGACAATGTGGAACGATTTCTCGGGATCCTTTAAGGAGATGAATTTCATCATGGAATACGCATCTGTAATCGACGTCGGTTCGGTCGTTGAGATGACGATGATTTCATCGACGGATAGCAGCAACTCGATGGAGCGCTGCGTAGCGCCCGCCCCCATATCGAACAGGATGACATCGAATTCCTTCTGTAAATATTCGAACGCCTCCAAAAGACGGACAAACATCTCCTCCGACCATTCCATGACAGAATCCATGCCAGAACCGCCGGATATGAAAGTCAACCCTTCAGGCACTTCATTCATGACTTCGTCCAAACGCTTTGTTCCGATTAAATAGTCCTTTAAATTATAAGCGGGAGAGGCACCGAGCAAAATATGGACATTTCCCATTCCGATATCCATATCAACAATTATCACTTTTTTCCCTTTCATCGATAAAGCGTAAGCGAAATTCGTAGAGAAATTGGATTTTCCCACTCCTCCTTTTCCACTGACGATGGCGACGGAGCGAGCCAATTCTCCTTGGGATTTAAGCATTTTCATCCGCAACGACTCGGCCTGATCACGCATGAGCAGCCCCCTCCAACAGCAAGGTGATCAGCTTTTCCCTGTTGGCCTCCGATATATCTTCCGGAACTTCTTGTCCGTCCGTTATATAGGCGGTCCCGATCCGGTATTCTAGCATCAAATTGAACATCGAGCCGATCGAGCCCGTCTCGTCCACTTTTGTGAAAATGAATTTCTCGATGGGAAATGAGTTGAATTGTTCCACAATGACTTTCATGTCCTCTTCCTTGGAAGTCATGGAAAGGACGAGGAAGGATTCCATATCCAGCGTGAAATTGATCAGCCGCTTCAAATCATCTACAAACTTCGAATCTTTGTAGTTGCGCCCTGCCGTGTCAATGAAAATGAGATCTCGGTCCCGTAATTTCTCAAGCGCTGCCTCGAAATCCTCGCTGTTATATGCAATTTCAACCGGTGCCTGCAACAGATTGGCATACGTCCTCAACTGTTCAATGGCCGCAATCCGGTATGTATCTGTCGTGATAAAACCGATTTTCCTCTTTTTCTCAAGCAGTGCCCGCGCAGCAATTTTTGCGATAGTCGTCGTTTTTCCGACACCTGTGGGACCAAGCACGTTAATATATTTTTTATCAAATGAAATGCCGCCGAACGGCAAGCCGTCCAAATCCTGTTCCAACTGCCCCTTGATGAAGCCCAATTGTTCTTCAAAAGTGAAGTCTTTCTTTTCCGCTTTTATCCGGCTAAATAGCTGTTCTCCCAGGCGGGCGACCAGTCCTTGCGCCAGCCCCTGCCTCTCCAAGTGGGAGAGGAGCGGTTTCAGCTCATCCGGCAATTGGGAATGGACTGTGGATTGTTGCATCGCATGGAGCATTTTTTTCATTTCATTCATTTCTTTCTTCAATTCGAGGGCGGTTTTATCCTCTTTTTCCTCGCTGATTTGGACAGGTAGATCCGGAAACCGCTCCGGAGACGGGCTCGCAGGTTCGTCAAAACCCGCAACTACCTCGACGGAAGTCTTTTTGAACAGGCCGAGGAAGCCTTTCGTCTTCACGACATTCGAACTGAGAATGATCGCATCGTCTCCGAAATCATTGCGGACTTTCTTCATGGCCTCCACCATCGTTTCGGCACTATATTTTTTCATTTTCATCAAATGTCCACCACCCCGACACTCTGGACTTCTATGGTAGCTTCCAGTTCATTGTATGACAAAATCGGGATTTGAGGAAAATATCTTCCCGTAATCTGCCGTAAATACATCCGTACCGCCGGAGAGCAGAGGATGACCGGCGATTGATCCAGCAATGCGACTCGCTCCACTTCCCTCGCAATGGATTCCAAAATTTCTTGAGAATGCTGTGGATCGATCGATAGATAATTGCCTTGCTCCGTCTGCTGGATATTGTCGGCGATCAGCTTTTCCACCTTGCCTGAAACCGTCAATACTTTCAATGAGTCTCCAGAGGATGCAAATTGGGCCGTAATTTGTCTTGCCAGCGATTGCCGCGCGTATTCTGTCAATAGGTCGACATCGGACGTATATTTCGAATAGTCGGCGAGCGTCTCGAAGATAATCGGCAAATTCCGGATGGACACATTTTCGCTCAGCAACTTCGCGAGCACCTTTTGTATCTCCCCAATTGACAACGGCGTCGGCGTCAGCTCGTCCAGAAGAATCGGATACGTTTCACGGACATGGTCGACCAGCTGCTTCGTTTCCTGACGTCCGAGCAGGTCCGCCGCATTGGCACGGATCACTTCAGTCAAATGGGTCGAAACGACGCTTGGCGGATCGACAACCGTATAACCAAGGATTTCGGCCTCTTCCTTCACTTCTTCGGTAATCCATTTTGCCGGAAGGCCGAACGATGGCTCGACCGTATCGATTCCTTCCACCGAATCATCGCCACCCGGACTCATAGCAAGATAATGATCGAGGAGAAGCTCCCCTCTTGCCATTTCATTTCCCTTAATCTTGATGCGATACTCATTCGGCTGCAGTTGTATATTGTCCCGGATCCGGACAACCGGAATGACCAAGCCAAGCTCGACAGCCAATTGCCGACGAATCATAACAACCCGGTCGAGCAAGTCACCGCCCTGCGTCGCGTCGACGAGCGGGATGAGGCCGTAACCGAACTCAAACTCAATCGGATCGACATTCAGCAGATTGACGACGTTTTCGGGGCTTTTCAATCCTTCCGTTTCCACATCTTCTTCCATTTCCAACAGTTCCTCTGGATCCTCTTCCACTTTGCGGGACATGAAGAATGCCCCTGCTGCCAACGCACCGGCGATCGGCACTGTCAGAATGTCATTGATCGGCGTGGCTAACCCAAGTAGGAATACGGTGCCCGCAGCGATATATAATAATTTCGGCTGACCGAGAAGCTGGTTCGTAATATCGCTTCCCAAATTCCCTTCCGAAGCCGCACGCGTCACGACAATACCCGTGGCAGTTGAAATTAAGAGAGCTGGCACTTGGGAAACGATCCCGTCACCGACCGTCAATTGGGAAAAGAGCGTCGCGGCTTCCGCGAAGGGAAGTCCCATCTGGGCAACCCCGATGATCATCCCGACAAGAAGGTTGATGATGACGATGATGATCCCCGCGATGGCATCCCCTTTAACGAATTTTGTCGCCCCATCCATTGCCCCGTAGAAATCCGCCTCATTACTAACTTTTTCACGGCGCATCCGTGCTTCCGTTTCGGAAATCATGCCGGCATTCAAATCCGCATCAATACTCATCTGTTTCCCCGGCATTGCATCGAGAGTGAATCGGGCCGCAACTTCCGACACCCGCTCCGCCCCTTTTGTAATGACGATAAACTGGATGATGATGAGGATAACGAAGACGACGAGACCGACAATGACATTGCCGCCTGTAACGAATGTCCCAAACGTCTCAACGACGCCACCCGCATCCCCGTTGCTGAGAATCGCTCTCGTTGTGGAAACGTTCAATCCAAGACGGAACAACGTCAACAAGAGGAGCAAAGACGGGAATATGGAAAACTGCAACGCTTCCTGCATATTCATAGACGTCAACAATACGAGCAGCGCAAGGGTAATATTGATGATGATCAAAAAGCTGAGAAGCCAAGGGGGTAGCGGGATGACAAGCATCGCAACGATCATAATGACCGCCCCGAGTACACCTATATCTCTGAACCGCATGTCATCCCTACTTTCCGTTAATTAAAAAATTAAATATATAAAAACTAAATCTTCCGCTGAATCCGGTACACATACGCCAAAACCTCCGCGACTGCTTTAAACAACGACTCGGGAATCCGGCCGCCGAGTTCGACGTCGTCATACAATGATCTGGCCAGCGGACGGTTTTCCACCATGACCACATCATGTTCCTTGGCGATCATCTTGATCTTCTGTGCCACGAAGTCGACGCCTTTCGCCACGACGACAGGGGCGTCCATCTCCCCATCTTCATATTTCAGGGCAATGGCATAGTGGGTCGGGTTCGTAATGACGACATCGGCATGGGGAACTTCCTGCATCATCCGCCGCATCGCCATTTCCCGTTGGCGCTGCTTGATCCGGGATTTGATGAGCGGATCCCCTTCCATGTTCTTATGTTCATCTTTAATGTCCTGCTTCGACATCCGCAAATTCTTTTCGTAATCGTATTTCTGATAAAGAAAATCGAGGATTGCGATGAACAGTAACACGAACGAAGCGGCAATCCCCATGATGGCAGCAATTTGTCCAACCGTCGCCATCGTGTACCACGGATGCTTGAATGCCAGATCCAATACTTTATTCAAATTCATGAGGAGGATCATTGTCGTGACAGAACCAATAAACGAAATTTTCAAGATGGATTTCATTAATTCGACAAGGGCCCGGACGGAGAAGATCCGTTTGAAACCCTT is drawn from Sporosarcina sp. FSL W7-1349 and contains these coding sequences:
- the flhF gene encoding flagellar biosynthesis protein FlhF, giving the protein MKMKKYSAETMVEAMKKVRNDFGDDAIILSSNVVKTKGFLGLFKKTSVEVVAGFDEPASPSPERFPDLPVQISEEKEDKTALELKKEMNEMKKMLHAMQQSTVHSQLPDELKPLLSHLERQGLAQGLVARLGEQLFSRIKAEKKDFTFEEQLGFIKGQLEQDLDGLPFGGISFDKKYINVLGPTGVGKTTTIAKIAARALLEKKRKIGFITTDTYRIAAIEQLRTYANLLQAPVEIAYNSEDFEAALEKLRDRDLIFIDTAGRNYKDSKFVDDLKRLINFTLDMESFLVLSMTSKEEDMKVIVEQFNSFPIEKFIFTKVDETGSIGSMFNLMLEYRIGTAYITDGQEVPEDISEANREKLITLLLEGAAHA
- a CDS encoding MinD/ParA family protein, with amino-acid sequence MRDQAESLRMKMLKSQGELARSVAIVSGKGGVGKSNFSTNFAYALSMKGKKVIIVDMDIGMGNVHILLGASPAYNLKDYLIGTKRLDEVMNEVPEGLTFISGGSGMDSVMEWSEEMFVRLLEAFEYLQKEFDVILFDMGAGATQRSIELLLSVDEIIVISTTEPTSITDAYSMMKFISLKDPEKSFHIVSNRVGKGEDGTETTSRLQFAMRKFLQVETKVLGYLPEDPLVHKAVVAQKPFLLLYPNAPVSRRMKLIADAFADPQIAMDSRKGEGFLNKLRKMFTKGSG
- the flhA gene encoding flagellar biosynthesis protein FlhA; translation: MRFRDIGVLGAVIMIVAMLVIPLPPWLLSFLIIINITLALLVLLTSMNMQEALQFSIFPSLLLLLTLFRLGLNVSTTRAILSNGDAGGVVETFGTFVTGGNVIVGLVVFVILIIIQFIVITKGAERVSEVAARFTLDAMPGKQMSIDADLNAGMISETEARMRREKVSNEADFYGAMDGATKFVKGDAIAGIIIVIINLLVGMIIGVAQMGLPFAEAATLFSQLTVGDGIVSQVPALLISTATGIVVTRAASEGNLGSDITNQLLGQPKLLYIAAGTVFLLGLATPINDILTVPIAGALAAGAFFMSRKVEEDPEELLEMEEDVETEGLKSPENVVNLLNVDPIEFEFGYGLIPLVDATQGGDLLDRVVMIRRQLAVELGLVIPVVRIRDNIQLQPNEYRIKIKGNEMARGELLLDHYLAMSPGGDDSVEGIDTVEPSFGLPAKWITEEVKEEAEILGYTVVDPPSVVSTHLTEVIRANAADLLGRQETKQLVDHVRETYPILLDELTPTPLSIGEIQKVLAKLLSENVSIRNLPIIFETLADYSKYTSDVDLLTEYARQSLARQITAQFASSGDSLKVLTVSGKVEKLIADNIQQTEQGNYLSIDPQHSQEILESIAREVERVALLDQSPVILCSPAVRMYLRQITGRYFPQIPILSYNELEATIEVQSVGVVDI
- the flhB gene encoding flagellar biosynthesis protein FlhB, with the protein product MAELILRLDLQFFAGEKTEKATPKKRQDSRKKGQVLKSQDVTSAIVLLSVFLFLFFAAGFMRDRFFMFFDKAFIEYVPLHQSLDIDRTMLIYIEIVKEMAIILLPVMLIAVVAGVVGNLIQFGILFTAEPLKFDLKKIDPIKGFKRIFSVRALVELMKSILKISFIGSVTTMILLMNLNKVLDLAFKHPWYTMATVGQIAAIMGIAASFVLLFIAILDFLYQKYDYEKNLRMSKQDIKDEHKNMEGDPLIKSRIKQRQREMAMRRMMQEVPHADVVITNPTHYAIALKYEDGEMDAPVVVAKGVDFVAQKIKMIAKEHDVVMVENRPLARSLYDDVELGGRIPESLFKAVAEVLAYVYRIQRKI